In Streptomyces longhuiensis, the following proteins share a genomic window:
- a CDS encoding ADP-ribosylglycohydrolase family protein, which yields MHTRSWADLAVHRSRVRGCLLGGAIGDALGYPVEFLSLDALRATHGAAGVTGLVADADGVTGRVSDDTQMTLFTAEGHLRGHCRTRDRGIGGAEAALVHDAYLRWLETQNHPGPLPEEDLRHRIGWLRHEPWLYARRAPGNACLSGVAAGFTPDPYGKPTGEPGPVNPDSKGCGAVMRSAPFGLTDLGARRSFELAAQCAQITHGHPTGYLASGAFAALISHLVDGESLEGAVLLTLRLLSGYRGHEETTAALSRAVALAEEEGEATPEKVETLGAGWVAEEALAIGVYAALARTRPQTFYVGKEGTVCNPKPPRTPIEAAFLLSVNHSGDSDSTGSVCGNILGALHGDVHLPHQWLTEIEGRTTVARLGDDIAAEIRPGEKRPWNY from the coding sequence GTGCACACCCGTTCCTGGGCCGATCTCGCCGTCCACCGCAGCCGCGTACGCGGTTGTCTCCTCGGCGGCGCGATCGGTGACGCGCTCGGGTACCCCGTCGAGTTCCTCTCCCTCGACGCCCTCCGCGCCACGCACGGCGCGGCCGGGGTCACCGGCCTGGTGGCCGACGCGGACGGTGTGACGGGCCGGGTCAGCGACGACACCCAGATGACGCTGTTCACCGCCGAGGGGCATCTGCGGGGACACTGCCGCACCCGGGACCGGGGCATCGGCGGCGCCGAGGCGGCCCTCGTGCACGACGCGTACCTGCGGTGGCTGGAGACGCAGAACCACCCCGGGCCGCTGCCCGAGGAGGACTTGCGCCACCGCATCGGGTGGCTGCGGCACGAGCCCTGGCTGTACGCGCGCCGCGCGCCCGGCAACGCCTGCCTGAGCGGCGTCGCAGCGGGATTCACCCCCGACCCGTACGGGAAGCCCACCGGTGAGCCGGGGCCGGTGAACCCGGACTCCAAGGGCTGCGGCGCCGTGATGCGTTCCGCGCCCTTCGGCCTGACGGACCTGGGCGCCCGCCGGTCCTTCGAACTCGCCGCCCAGTGCGCCCAGATCACGCACGGACACCCCACCGGCTATCTCGCCTCCGGTGCGTTCGCCGCCCTCATCAGCCACCTCGTCGACGGCGAGTCCCTGGAGGGCGCGGTGCTGCTGACCCTGCGCCTGCTCTCCGGCTACCGGGGCCACGAGGAGACCACGGCCGCGCTGAGCCGGGCCGTCGCGCTCGCCGAGGAGGAGGGCGAGGCGACCCCCGAGAAGGTGGAGACGCTCGGCGCCGGCTGGGTCGCGGAGGAGGCCCTCGCCATCGGCGTGTACGCGGCGCTCGCCCGCACCCGGCCGCAGACCTTCTACGTCGGCAAGGAGGGCACGGTGTGCAACCCGAAGCCCCCGCGCACACCGATCGAGGCCGCGTTCCTGCTCTCGGTCAACCACTCCGGCGACAGCGACTCCACGGGCTCCGTGTGCGGCAACATCCTCGGCGCACTGCACGGCGACGTACACCTGCCGCACCAGTGGCTGACCGAGATCGAGGGACGCACCACCGTCGCCCGGCTCGGCGACGACATCGCGGCCGAGATCCGGCCCGGCGAGAAGCGCCCCTGGAACTACTGA
- a CDS encoding acyl-CoA dehydrogenase family protein: MFELTDRAKEYQEKLLAFMDERIYPAEPVYEAQMAESGDPHFHPPILEDLKADAKKRGLWNLFHPHPEWGPGLTNLEYAPLAEIMGRSAHLAPEATNCNAPDTGNMEVLTLFGTDEHKEKWLKPLLDGEIASAFAMTEPAVASSDATNIQLRMERDGDDYVLNGRKWWTSNALHKNCKVLIVMGKTEPEAATHRQQSMMVVPIDTPGVTVLRNLPVFGYKDREGHAEVVFEDVRVPVTALLAGEGDGFMISQARLGPGRIHHCMRAVGMAERALDLMIDRAQARTTFGEPVANRANVQDWIAEARIEIDMVRLLTLKAAYLMDTVGNRHARTEIAAIKVAAPEVALKVVDRAIQVHGGGGVSDDFPLASMYAHLRTLRLADGPDEVHKRTIAMRELRRREPQWGRTS; this comes from the coding sequence GTGTTCGAGCTGACCGACAGGGCCAAGGAGTACCAGGAGAAGCTGCTCGCCTTCATGGACGAGCGGATCTACCCGGCGGAGCCGGTCTACGAGGCGCAGATGGCGGAGTCGGGCGATCCGCACTTCCACCCGCCCATCCTCGAAGACCTCAAGGCGGACGCGAAGAAGCGCGGGCTGTGGAACCTCTTCCACCCCCACCCCGAGTGGGGCCCCGGACTCACCAACCTCGAGTACGCCCCGCTCGCCGAGATCATGGGCCGCAGCGCGCACCTGGCCCCCGAGGCCACCAACTGCAACGCGCCGGACACCGGCAACATGGAGGTGCTGACGCTCTTCGGCACCGATGAGCACAAGGAGAAGTGGCTCAAGCCGCTCCTCGACGGCGAGATAGCCTCCGCCTTCGCGATGACCGAGCCCGCCGTGGCGAGCTCCGACGCCACCAACATCCAGCTCCGGATGGAGCGGGACGGCGACGACTACGTCCTCAACGGACGCAAGTGGTGGACCTCCAACGCCCTGCACAAGAACTGCAAGGTGCTCATCGTGATGGGCAAGACGGAGCCGGAGGCCGCGACGCACCGTCAGCAGAGCATGATGGTGGTGCCCATCGACACCCCCGGCGTCACCGTCCTGCGCAACCTCCCCGTCTTCGGATACAAGGACCGCGAGGGGCACGCCGAGGTCGTCTTCGAGGACGTCCGGGTGCCGGTCACCGCGCTGCTCGCCGGGGAGGGCGACGGCTTCATGATCAGCCAGGCCCGCCTCGGCCCCGGCCGCATCCACCACTGCATGCGCGCCGTCGGCATGGCCGAGCGCGCCCTCGACCTGATGATCGACCGCGCCCAGGCGCGTACGACCTTCGGCGAGCCCGTCGCGAACCGCGCCAACGTGCAGGACTGGATCGCCGAAGCACGCATCGAGATCGACATGGTCCGGCTGCTCACCCTCAAGGCCGCGTACCTGATGGACACCGTGGGGAACCGGCACGCGCGCACCGAGATCGCCGCGATCAAGGTGGCCGCGCCGGAGGTCGCGCTCAAGGTGGTCGACCGGGCCATCCAGGTGCACGGCGGGGGCGGCGTCTCCGACGACTTCCCGCTCGCCAGCATGTACGCGCATCTGCGCACCCTGCGCCTCGCCGACGGCCCCGACGAGGTCCACAAGCGCACCATCGCCATGCGGGAACTGCGCCGCCGCGAGCCGCAGTGGGGCCGCACCAGCTGA
- a CDS encoding HAD family hydrolase, with the protein MSTRISAVLFDFGGVLTTSLIEAFEAFGAALGVDPRLPLRLLAKDERSSALLVEHEEGRLGQREFEDGFAERLRAHGADVQGPGLLSLMQTGLRPDPAMLDLVAEVRNAGHRVGLLSNSLGDDCYAGFDLESMFDAVVISGEIGVRKPSRRAYAIACERLGAEPAETVMVDDLEHNIVAARRAGLAGILHREAATTAVELRALLHQDVTTATPQAAPTDA; encoded by the coding sequence TTGAGTACCCGAATCAGCGCTGTCCTCTTCGACTTCGGGGGAGTGCTGACCACCAGCCTGATCGAGGCGTTCGAGGCCTTCGGCGCCGCGCTCGGCGTGGACCCACGGCTCCCGCTCCGGCTGCTCGCCAAGGACGAGCGCTCCAGCGCCCTCCTCGTCGAGCACGAAGAAGGCCGGCTCGGCCAGCGTGAGTTCGAGGACGGTTTCGCCGAGCGGCTGCGCGCCCACGGTGCCGATGTCCAGGGGCCCGGCCTCCTGTCCCTGATGCAGACGGGACTGCGCCCCGACCCGGCGATGCTCGACCTCGTCGCCGAGGTGCGGAACGCGGGACACCGCGTGGGCCTGCTCTCCAACTCCCTGGGCGACGACTGCTACGCGGGCTTCGACCTGGAGTCCATGTTCGACGCCGTGGTCATCTCCGGCGAGATCGGCGTACGCAAACCGTCCCGGCGCGCGTACGCCATCGCATGCGAGCGCCTGGGCGCCGAGCCTGCCGAGACCGTCATGGTCGACGACCTCGAACACAACATCGTCGCGGCCCGACGCGCCGGCCTCGCAGGCATCCTCCACCGCGAAGCGGCCACGACCGCCGTGGAGTTGAGGGCCCTGCTGCACCAGGACGTGACGACAGCGACACCGCAGGCAGCACCGACAGACGCGTAG
- the nhaA gene encoding Na+/H+ antiporter NhaA: MPPMSSGFDGQTTCGDELRTPLRDFLRTETGSASVLLAAALAALAWVNIDPGTYEDFWGTHFSVRVGSAGVSLDLREWVNSGLMTMFFFVVGLEARREFDMGELRERRRVTLPLVAGLSGMVVPVAVYLAVNAGQSTAHGWGAAMSTDTAFALGMLALLGNRLPSSLRIFILTVAVVDDFVALIVIAVAYSGQIDVPALLVALGLFCVILLVRATGTRRGWVYALLAVATWVALLESGVDPVVTGLAMGLLTSAYPASRTALERASGLFRLFREQPTPELERSVRLGLASALSPNERLQRLYHPWTSYVIVPLFALANAGIEISGGELARAFSSPITLGILIGYVLGKPLGIVGASWLTTRLSRGRLRPPVGWGATAAGGAIAGVGFTVALLIATLAFDGDQLAEAKIGILSAVAGAFLMTWLVSWVIAILPRPTRMRALLGTAEGIVDLAVPVDPDRDHVRGPRHAPVTVVEYGDFECPYCGQAEPVVRELLAGFGDIRYVWRHLPLNDVHPHAQLAAEAAEAAGEQGAYWEMHDLLFTHQDALRAPDLLKYAGELGLDTDRFHKDLRAHSGGGRVAEDLESADLSSVSGTPTFFVNGRRHHGAYDIDGLSASVRAAKERAVLAGRRGSRRQ, encoded by the coding sequence ATGCCGCCGATGAGCTCGGGGTTCGACGGGCAGACAACGTGCGGCGACGAGCTGCGCACGCCGCTGCGCGACTTCCTGCGCACCGAGACCGGCAGCGCCTCCGTGCTGCTGGCCGCGGCGCTCGCGGCCCTGGCCTGGGTGAACATCGACCCCGGCACGTACGAGGACTTCTGGGGGACGCACTTCTCCGTGCGGGTCGGTTCCGCCGGAGTGTCGCTGGACCTGCGGGAGTGGGTCAACAGCGGCCTGATGACGATGTTCTTCTTCGTCGTCGGCCTGGAGGCGCGGCGTGAGTTCGACATGGGGGAGCTCCGCGAACGCCGGCGCGTCACGCTGCCTCTCGTCGCGGGACTCAGCGGCATGGTCGTCCCCGTCGCCGTCTACCTGGCCGTCAACGCCGGACAGAGCACGGCCCACGGCTGGGGCGCCGCCATGTCGACCGACACGGCGTTCGCCCTCGGCATGCTGGCCCTGCTCGGCAACCGCCTGCCCAGCAGCCTGCGCATCTTCATCCTGACCGTGGCCGTCGTCGACGATTTCGTGGCGCTGATCGTCATCGCCGTCGCCTACAGCGGCCAGATCGACGTCCCCGCCCTCCTGGTGGCACTCGGCCTGTTCTGTGTGATCTTGCTGGTACGGGCCACCGGCACCCGGCGCGGCTGGGTGTACGCGCTGTTGGCCGTCGCGACCTGGGTGGCGCTGCTGGAGTCGGGGGTGGACCCCGTCGTGACCGGCCTCGCGATGGGGTTGCTGACCTCCGCGTACCCCGCGAGTCGTACCGCGCTGGAGCGGGCGAGCGGCCTGTTCCGGCTCTTCCGCGAGCAGCCGACCCCCGAGCTGGAGCGGTCGGTGCGACTCGGCCTCGCGTCGGCCTTGTCCCCCAACGAGCGGCTGCAGCGCCTCTACCACCCGTGGACGAGCTATGTGATCGTGCCGCTGTTCGCCCTCGCCAACGCCGGCATCGAGATCAGCGGCGGCGAACTGGCCCGCGCCTTCAGCTCGCCGATCACCCTGGGCATCCTCATCGGCTACGTCCTGGGCAAGCCGCTCGGCATCGTCGGCGCCTCCTGGCTGACGACGCGGCTCAGCCGCGGCCGGCTGCGCCCGCCCGTCGGCTGGGGCGCCACCGCGGCCGGGGGAGCCATCGCGGGTGTCGGGTTCACCGTGGCCCTGCTGATCGCCACTCTCGCCTTCGACGGCGACCAACTGGCCGAGGCGAAGATCGGCATCCTCAGCGCGGTGGCCGGCGCGTTCCTCATGACCTGGCTGGTCTCCTGGGTCATCGCAATCCTGCCCCGCCCCACCCGGATGCGGGCGCTCCTCGGAACGGCCGAGGGCATCGTCGACCTGGCCGTGCCGGTCGACCCGGACCGCGACCACGTGCGCGGACCACGGCACGCGCCCGTGACGGTCGTCGAGTACGGCGACTTCGAGTGCCCCTACTGCGGACAGGCCGAACCCGTCGTGCGGGAGCTGCTCGCCGGCTTCGGCGACATCCGCTACGTGTGGCGGCACCTGCCCTTGAACGACGTGCACCCGCACGCCCAGCTCGCGGCGGAGGCGGCCGAAGCGGCGGGGGAGCAGGGCGCGTACTGGGAGATGCACGACCTGCTGTTCACCCACCAGGACGCCCTGCGGGCCCCCGATCTCCTGAAGTACGCGGGGGAGCTCGGCCTGGACACCGACCGGTTCCACAAGGACCTGCGGGCGCACAGCGGCGGGGGACGGGTCGCGGAGGACCTCGAGTCGGCCGACCTCAGCAGCGTCTCGGGCACGCCCACGTTCTTCGTCAACGGACGGCGCCACCACGGGGCGTACGACATCGACGGTCTGTCGGCGTCGGTGCGGGCGGCCAAGGAGCGGGCGGTGCTGGCCGGCAGGCGCGGGTCCCGGCGTCAGTAG
- a CDS encoding serine/threonine-protein kinase has translation MGEVWQATDEMLGRTVAVKLLIAQDADPSAAARFRMEAQTSASLSHPHVVGVYDFGSWEHRFYLVMELVEGGSLAHETAGGARLTPERVADIAAGAAAGLAAAHRQGVVHRDIKPGNLLLTPDGTVKLGDFGIARFLDDPAAGLTTTGQIVGTGLYLAPERALGKNAGPASDVYSLGCVLYQLLTGNPPFRADTATGLLYQHVDAAPVAPGRLGVQLPPSFENYLLGLLAKQPEDRPTAQEVTDWFRTGSWQGRPEPLPEPVPVAPAPTPAPHFRTSPEIRTTSTTYQLPSSGRAARRGAARRGGVLEAARRRPRIIGAVAAAALFVASLLIGMAWFAPDDSAANAPTGTPSPSASAR, from the coding sequence ATGGGTGAGGTGTGGCAGGCGACCGACGAGATGCTCGGCCGGACCGTGGCCGTGAAGCTGCTCATCGCCCAGGACGCGGATCCTTCGGCGGCGGCCAGGTTCCGTATGGAGGCGCAGACTTCGGCGTCGCTCAGCCATCCGCACGTGGTGGGTGTCTACGACTTCGGCTCCTGGGAGCACCGTTTCTACCTCGTCATGGAACTCGTCGAGGGCGGCAGTCTGGCCCACGAGACCGCGGGCGGCGCGCGGCTGACGCCGGAGCGGGTGGCGGACATCGCGGCCGGTGCGGCCGCCGGGCTCGCCGCCGCCCACCGCCAGGGGGTGGTGCACCGGGACATCAAGCCGGGCAATCTGCTGCTCACCCCCGACGGCACGGTCAAGCTCGGCGACTTCGGCATCGCCCGCTTCCTCGACGATCCCGCCGCCGGGCTCACCACCACCGGGCAGATCGTGGGCACCGGCCTGTACCTCGCGCCCGAGCGCGCTCTCGGCAAGAACGCGGGCCCGGCGTCCGACGTGTACTCGCTGGGCTGCGTGCTGTATCAACTCCTGACCGGGAACCCGCCGTTCCGGGCCGACACCGCGACCGGCCTGCTCTACCAGCACGTGGACGCCGCGCCGGTGGCCCCGGGCCGGCTCGGCGTCCAGCTGCCTCCGTCGTTCGAGAACTATCTGCTCGGTCTGCTCGCCAAGCAGCCGGAGGACCGGCCGACGGCCCAGGAGGTCACGGACTGGTTCCGTACGGGTTCCTGGCAGGGCCGCCCCGAACCCCTCCCGGAGCCCGTGCCGGTGGCGCCCGCGCCGACACCCGCTCCCCACTTCCGGACCTCCCCGGAGATCCGGACCACGTCGACGACCTACCAGCTGCCGTCGTCCGGCCGGGCGGCGCGCCGCGGGGCGGCACGGCGCGGCGGCGTCCTGGAGGCGGCGAGACGCAGACCGAGAATCATCGGGGCCGTCGCCGCGGCCGCTCTGTTCGTCGCGTCCCTCCTGATCGGCATGGCGTGGTTCGCCCCCGACGACAGTGCCGCGAACGCACCGACGGGCACCCCTTCGCCCTCAGCGTCCGCGCGCTGA
- a CDS encoding TetR/AcrR family transcriptional regulator, with protein MTTRGHAPDGEGIPSLADTSALREPPATARGARTRAALVAAARVVFERDGYLDSRLTDITAEAACSTGTFYTYFAGKEEIFQAVLEVAQDDMLHPGMPRLDPEDSSPVGVIEASNRAYFEAYKRNAKLMLILDQVAAGDSGFREVRRRRSRAFADRNARAIKDLQDRGLADRDLDPLMAARALSGMVSRMAYYAYGLGEDHTLDELVETSTALWANALKLDRTAE; from the coding sequence ATGACCACCCGCGGCCACGCACCCGACGGGGAGGGCATCCCCTCGCTCGCGGACACCTCCGCACTGCGGGAACCCCCCGCCACCGCGCGCGGCGCCCGGACCCGCGCAGCGCTCGTGGCCGCGGCCCGCGTCGTGTTCGAACGGGACGGCTACCTGGACTCGCGCCTCACCGACATCACCGCCGAGGCCGCCTGCTCGACCGGCACCTTCTACACGTACTTCGCCGGCAAGGAGGAGATCTTCCAGGCCGTGCTCGAAGTCGCGCAGGACGACATGCTGCACCCGGGCATGCCGCGCCTCGACCCCGAGGACAGCTCGCCCGTCGGCGTGATCGAGGCCAGCAACCGGGCCTACTTCGAGGCGTACAAGCGCAACGCGAAGCTGATGCTGATCCTCGACCAGGTCGCGGCGGGCGACTCCGGGTTCCGGGAGGTCCGGCGGCGCCGGAGCCGCGCGTTCGCCGACCGCAACGCACGCGCCATCAAGGACCTCCAGGACCGCGGGCTCGCCGACCGCGACCTCGACCCCCTCATGGCGGCGCGGGCGCTCTCGGGCATGGTGAGCCGCATGGCCTACTACGCGTACGGGCTCGGTGAGGACCACACGCTCGACGAACTGGTCGAGACGTCCACCGCGCTCTGGGCCAACGCCCTCAAGCTGGACAGGACCGCCGAGTGA
- a CDS encoding GH92 family glycosyl hydrolase: MSISSNSPATAAKPSLVDDPADYVDPLIGTGRGGASVGEINNFPGPAAPFGMMQFSPDTAGSYAGYQYHSDKIRGFSLDHASVGCTAFGDVPILPVTGDVGAAPWDRTESFSHDDEKAEPGYYAVTLGDSKVRAELAATTRTGLAQFTFPEGADAAQVLVKGGASLSGNKRADLRVVGDRQVTGSATTGNFCGKGNEYTVHYAITFDRPFTAHGTWDGKTVSKDSDTVDAPKAGAYLTFGTADSRTVRAKVSMSYVSVDGAEANMAAEVPGWSLDALHQQTRDQWAATLGRIRVAGRDTGELKTFYTALYHSLMHPNTFNDADGRYIGFDDKVRTLPSGHNQYANFSDWDTYRSLAPLQAMLWPKQASDMAQSLVNDAEQGGWWPRWPLANDYTGQMTGDNSVPLIANLYAFGARDFDLKKALKYLVKGATSVDDTPGAYKERPGIGEYVERGYMPNNDASRGDHQRVGGSVTLEWAIDDFAIAQLAKAAGDKDTAATFTRRGQNWQNILNPATGYLQPRGEDGRFPDGPAYQPPPPGKFGQDGFDEGNAAQYNWLVPQNTEGLIAAMGGRDAAADRLDTFFTKLNAGPNEPYMWAGNEVDFGVPWVYNHLGMPWKTQQAVRDVATTLFSPTPDGEPGNDDLGAQSSWYVWAALGVYPSTPGTPDLAVHSPLFEHAVLDLPGKGRELDIRAPQASADAPYVHGLALDGRTWERTYLPQSAVKDGARLDFTLSGTPDKTWATSAKAAPPSYRSGERSFLASATPNAASAVPGGDAAKVTVHGQRLAGHDTSLTVTTKAPEGLTVSPTGGPLGLDAKTGSGELALSVKAAAGTAEGYYEIPVTVRGKGAGDKPVQLSVFVLVAPEGGLAAAYDNTGSSDDADRGQGDYDGDGNTYSRQGLEAAGLKGGTRVEVAGTSFVWPAAPQGRPDNVAAAGQRIDLADRAKDAGKLLFVGSATHSDQRGSATVTFTDGSTATADLSFGDWTLPGGGTDPVFGNTTVARTDHRNQSGGAGPAAYVFATKPYDVPEGKHIKSVTLPDNGNLHVFAVGLG; encoded by the coding sequence TTGTCTATCTCATCCAACTCACCCGCCACCGCCGCGAAGCCGTCACTGGTGGACGACCCCGCCGACTACGTGGACCCGCTCATCGGCACGGGCCGGGGCGGCGCGAGCGTCGGCGAGATCAACAACTTCCCGGGCCCCGCGGCCCCGTTCGGCATGATGCAGTTCTCGCCGGACACGGCAGGCTCGTACGCCGGGTACCAGTACCACAGCGACAAGATCCGCGGCTTCAGCCTCGACCACGCCTCGGTCGGCTGCACGGCCTTCGGCGACGTGCCGATCCTGCCCGTGACCGGAGACGTCGGCGCAGCCCCGTGGGACCGGACCGAGTCCTTCTCGCACGACGACGAGAAGGCCGAACCCGGCTACTACGCGGTCACGCTGGGGGACTCGAAGGTGCGGGCCGAACTCGCCGCCACCACGCGTACGGGACTGGCGCAGTTCACGTTCCCCGAAGGGGCGGACGCGGCCCAGGTGCTCGTGAAGGGCGGCGCCAGCCTCTCCGGCAACAAGCGCGCCGACCTGCGCGTCGTCGGCGACCGGCAGGTCACCGGATCCGCGACGACCGGCAACTTCTGCGGCAAGGGCAACGAGTACACCGTCCACTACGCGATCACCTTCGATCGCCCGTTCACCGCACACGGCACCTGGGACGGCAAGACCGTCTCCAAGGACAGCGACACCGTGGACGCCCCCAAGGCGGGCGCCTACCTCACCTTCGGGACGGCCGACTCGCGCACGGTGCGGGCCAAGGTCTCCATGTCGTACGTCTCCGTGGACGGCGCCGAGGCCAACATGGCGGCCGAGGTGCCCGGCTGGAGCCTGGACGCCCTGCACCAGCAGACCCGCGACCAGTGGGCCGCCACGCTGGGCAGGATCCGCGTCGCCGGGCGCGACACCGGTGAGCTGAAGACGTTCTACACCGCGCTGTACCACTCGCTGATGCACCCGAACACCTTCAACGACGCCGACGGACGCTACATCGGCTTCGACGACAAGGTGCGCACGCTGCCCTCGGGCCACAACCAGTACGCCAACTTCTCCGACTGGGACACCTACCGCTCGCTCGCGCCCCTCCAGGCGATGCTGTGGCCGAAGCAGGCCAGTGACATGGCGCAGTCGCTCGTCAACGACGCCGAACAGGGCGGCTGGTGGCCGCGCTGGCCCCTGGCCAACGACTACACGGGGCAGATGACGGGCGACAACTCCGTCCCGCTCATCGCCAACCTCTATGCCTTCGGTGCCCGCGACTTCGACCTCAAGAAGGCGCTGAAGTACCTGGTCAAGGGCGCCACTTCGGTGGACGACACCCCAGGTGCGTACAAGGAGCGGCCGGGGATCGGCGAGTACGTCGAGCGTGGCTACATGCCCAACAACGACGCCTCGCGCGGCGACCACCAGCGGGTGGGCGGATCCGTCACCCTGGAGTGGGCGATCGACGACTTCGCCATCGCGCAGCTCGCGAAGGCCGCGGGCGACAAGGACACCGCCGCGACCTTCACCCGCCGGGGCCAGAACTGGCAGAACATCCTCAACCCCGCCACCGGCTACCTCCAGCCGCGCGGCGAGGACGGCCGCTTCCCGGACGGCCCGGCCTACCAGCCGCCGCCCCCGGGCAAGTTCGGCCAGGACGGCTTCGACGAGGGCAACGCGGCGCAGTACAACTGGCTCGTCCCGCAGAACACCGAGGGTCTGATCGCGGCCATGGGCGGGCGCGACGCGGCCGCCGACCGACTCGACACCTTCTTCACGAAGCTGAACGCGGGTCCGAACGAGCCCTACATGTGGGCGGGGAACGAGGTCGACTTCGGCGTGCCGTGGGTGTACAACCACCTGGGCATGCCGTGGAAGACGCAGCAGGCCGTGCGCGACGTGGCCACCACCCTGTTCAGCCCCACGCCCGACGGCGAGCCCGGCAACGACGACCTCGGGGCCCAGTCCTCCTGGTACGTGTGGGCCGCGCTCGGCGTGTACCCGTCGACACCCGGCACCCCGGATCTCGCCGTGCACAGTCCGCTCTTCGAGCACGCGGTCCTCGATCTGCCGGGCAAGGGGCGGGAGTTGGACATCCGCGCCCCGCAGGCGTCCGCCGACGCGCCGTACGTCCACGGGCTCGCGCTCGACGGCCGCACCTGGGAGCGCACCTACCTCCCGCAGTCCGCGGTGAAGGACGGGGCGCGCCTCGACTTCACGCTGTCCGGCACGCCGGACAAGACCTGGGCGACGTCCGCGAAGGCCGCGCCGCCCTCGTACCGCTCGGGTGAGCGTTCCTTCCTCGCGAGCGCGACGCCCAACGCGGCGTCGGCCGTTCCCGGCGGAGACGCGGCGAAGGTCACCGTCCACGGTCAGCGGCTGGCCGGGCACGACACGTCGCTGACCGTCACCACGAAGGCCCCTGAAGGGCTGACCGTCTCGCCCACGGGCGGGCCGCTCGGTCTCGACGCGAAGACCGGTTCGGGTGAACTCGCCCTGTCCGTGAAGGCCGCGGCCGGCACGGCCGAGGGCTATTACGAGATCCCGGTGACCGTCCGTGGGAAGGGGGCCGGCGACAAGCCCGTTCAGCTGTCGGTGTTCGTGCTCGTCGCCCCCGAGGGCGGTCTCGCGGCCGCGTACGACAACACCGGTTCCTCCGACGACGCCGACCGCGGCCAGGGTGACTACGACGGCGACGGCAACACCTACTCCCGTCAAGGGCTCGAAGCCGCCGGTCTCAAGGGCGGCACGCGCGTCGAGGTGGCGGGCACGTCCTTCGTGTGGCCCGCCGCGCCCCAGGGGCGGCCCGACAACGTCGCCGCCGCGGGTCAGCGCATCGACCTGGCGGACCGGGCGAAGGACGCCGGGAAGCTGCTGTTCGTGGGCTCGGCGACGCACAGCGACCAGCGCGGCAGCGCCACCGTGACCTTCACCGACGGCTCCACCGCCACCGCGGATCTGTCGTTCGGCGACTGGACGCTGCCGGGCGGCGGGACGGACCCCGTCTTCGGCAACACGACCGTGGCCCGCACCGACCACCGCAACCAGTCCGGGGGCGCCGGGCCCGCCGCGTACGTCTTCGCCACCAAGCCCTACGACGTGCCGGAAGGGAAGCACATCAAGAGCGTGACGCTGCCGGACAACGGCAACCTGCACGTGTTCGCGGTCGGCCTCGGCTGA